The DNA region ACCGGGATGTGGCCTCTGGAAGAGAGACCCTCCCCCCTGTACAGCCCCCAGGGGATCTGGGCATTGATCTGGGCACTGACTGGCTGACAGGGATCCAGAATGGGGTCAggctctgccccttccctggagaggaagcagggctggatggacagacagacccccctgggcagagctgcagggttTGCCTGGAGCCATTCCCAACACGCCTTTTTCTCCCAAATGTCTTCCAGTCCAGAATATGTTTTCCTAAAGTCTGCATTACACTCACACAGTTTTGATGAGCCtccaaaaaaggaagagaaatcagACTGACAATATCCAGCACCACATCAGCCCTTCTGTGCATTATTAAACCCCCCTGAGGCAGAGTTTGTGCAGACACACAGCCCAGTGTTGAGTTGTCAGAGGAGCTGCCCTTGGCACAGACTGACAAGCAGCTGCCTTGTGGTGACCTGCACCCTTCCAAGAGCAGCTGGATCACAGTCACCCAGCTGGGAAGGCAAGAGGATCAAAGCTGCACCTTGGCGTGCACAGGCACAAGGGCACACGAACGGGGAAGAGAAACAGCAGGTCCCTCTCTGTGGGAGATCCTCAGGTTTCTATTTTCAACCCATCTTAAAGAAGTGCACTTGGAGAGGGGCTTAACCCTGGGGAGTGTCTCATGCTGGTGCCTTGGACTACATTCCATGCAGGGCTCTCAACCTGAACAGCTTCCCAAGaggtctctgctgctgcacaaggGTTACCAAGAGCCTGCTGCTATGGCAGGGCCTGGCAGGTAAACAGCCTTTGTGCAGCTCAGGGGAGGACTCAGCCCTCAGCACCAGCTTTAACCCCACAAGTCCCCTTCAAGAGGGCAACCAAAGTGAGGGCAGTGGCTGAGCAGCCCTCTGTCCTCCAGCACAACCATTCCTTACAACTCTTCAGTGGGATCTCTGAAATGCTCTGGGGTTCTTTTTTATCATTTGTTCATTGCTGAACTTGGATGTATCTTTAAAAGCTATCTCATAATTCTTCCTTTTAGTTTAGGAAGGACACTTGTCACCTCTGACATGCACCCaacccacctcctcctctgcagggcAAGCAGAAGCCCCTGGCTTTGCTCTGGGGGATGTCTccaccctgccctgcagctggaaTGGAAAAAATTCCAGAGATTTCAGGCTTCATCCCGCCCATCACCACCGGGAGACAGACAGAAGGAAGCAGTTTTGTTCTCCCAGAGCACCGAGGATGGGCAGGAGCCCCCCCTACCTGCCGTGTCCCGGTGCCAGACCTTCACTGTGCTGTCGCTGGAGGATGTGGCGACGCTGGGGGCGAGGGCTGGGCCCCGGGGGAGGAAAACACACGAGGTGGTGGTCTGGAAATGCCCCCTGTACTCACACACCCGGCCCCGGGTCTGCCGCAGGTCCCACAGCTGCAAGGGAACAGGAGAGCTTAGAGCCGGGTCTGACACTGTCAGAGACCGGCAGGGAGCCGACTGAcacaggagggaagagggggTTGGGTAAATTGCTCCTTGCCAATCCTCAATGCCCATTGCCtttgtccctgctcctgctcacagTCCTGGGGAATGTCAAATCCCAAAGGATTTTCACCATCGATGACTATTCGAGCCCACAGAGCCAAGGCTGTGCAGGCAGGTAACAAGGCTCCAGCCTGGTCCCATCCTCAGCACTGCCCTtcctgggagggatgggatgggatgggatgggatgggatgggatgggatgggatgggatgggatgggggggggaTGAGATaggatggggagggatgggatACTCTCATCTTCTTGATCCTCACACACAGGGCTGAGAACCTGCCAATTCTAAGTTCAGTTCTGTCTAAGAGACACAGAATGCCAGCTCTGAACCCCAGTGTGGCTAAATGCTCTAACCAGGTTTGGGGTCACTCAGACATTGGCACAGCCCTGTTTGTGTTGTGAGGCAGCCAAGGAAACTCCAAAATTTGTTCACGCTGACTGGACCTCCCTAATCATTGAACACTGTggggttttctccttttcttcaagtgACTTTACCGTGTTCCTGCTTTCAATGCCTTGTATTTTCAGAGGGGAAAACGTGGATCTGGGAAAGATtccccagggcacagaggaGAAAGGCAAACGTtgctcagcagcaccacagaatAATGAGCTATTGTGAAAGCTGAATCTCTGGTTTGGAAACACCTGGAGCACAGGGGCCCTTACAGGCTTTCTGCAAGAACCTCATGCTCCTCGATGccttctgttgttttttcccctgtgtgttttactgaaataaaatcccagactggtttgggttgggagggacatTAAAAATCAACTagttccatccccctgccatgggcagggacaccttccactagaccaggttgctcccagcctcatccagcctggccttgaacacctccagggatggggaaaatcCTAGTGCTTTAATCAGGAACATATTCTCTGACATTCCCTGAGCAGAACTTCCCAAAGGGACAGGCAGGAAGACACTAAGCTCTGGCGCTGGCTGGTGACACCAGCACAAATCCAGTGCAGTGGGAGGACTCAGATCCCTggagcactgctgtgctgctctctgctgtgcccCGTGGGCACcggaggaaggagcaggggcCCAGCACACTCACGGTGGCCTCTCcgccctggctgctgcagaggcagTACCGCCCGTCCTGGCTCACGTCACAGCACGTCTGGATGTGCTGCTTGGCTGGGAACGTGTGTGCCACCTGCAGCTCCCGGCTGTCCCAGATCCTGGGGGGAACAGGAGCGGGGAAGGGCACTCTGGGCATCATCTCCATGATGGGCTTCCCTCTGTGCCCTCCCGCTCTGCCCTTCTGCCATCCCTCCTGGGGCagccccctcctgcctcccagatCTACCCCTGCAGTTATCCATCCTGGAGCACTCTccagccagagcagctgagctgagctttCTGTTCCACAAACTCTCCTTTTCACCTGCAGTCACCACCCagtgctgctcacagcccagTGCCCCTGGTTGTCCTCCCCTGGCACTGTGTTCCAAGGCCCAGGTGAGCTGGAAAGTGGCTTCTGGCCACACCAGCAGCTGGTCATGACAACCGCCAAAGAACAGCCCCTTGTGCACTGGCATCTTCCCTACACCCCACCTGCCCCCACTCCCTTCTCTGTGGCCACATGTAGGACTTACCTGGTTGTTTTGTCCTCTGAGGTCTGGATGACATAAGGCTCCCCAGGAACCCAGCACAGGTGTGTGACCTGTGGACAGGGAAGGATGAGCAGGAGCCACCTCTGTgtgcagcccaggctgtgtcTGCTGTGGATGCACAGCCACCTGAGctcccaccctctccctccTTGTGCTGGATTGGGAGCTGGAAATGTTGGATGAAGGTGTTTCCTGCTCCCCTCCTGGGCCCAGTCCCTGGACGTGTTTCAGGCAGGGAGGTGCCTGCAGCTCACCAGgacacagagccctgggaacagggatACCATGGGCACCAGGGGATGGTGTCCAcaccagctccactgctggGCTGGTACAGGAGGGAATGCAGAgtgtgggagctgggggggctcagcctggagaaaaggaggctcaggggggaccttctcactctctggaactccctgacaggaggggggagccaggggggggtcaggctctgctcccaaggaacaagggacagggtgagaggaaatggcctcaagttgtgccaggggaggtttagtttggatatcagggaaaatttcttcactaaaagggtggtcaggcactggcacagctgcccagggcactggtggagtccccatccctggagggatttaaaaaatgtgtggatgtggcacttggggacatgggttaggggtggccttggcagtgctgggggaatggtgggactcgatggtcttagggggcttttccaacctcagtgattccatgattctgggtGCTTCCTGACAGCTCAGAGTCAGAGCATTAATAAACTGACATATATCTCTTGGTACCTTTGTGCTCCTGGACTTGTTGTCAAGGCAGCCTGGGCAGAGCCTCCAGGGCTCCCTTTGGCACCAAGCTCAGCAAATTCCCTCTACACAGCCTCGTGTGAAAGAACCACGTAGGCAGTGAGGTgccaggatgggatgggaggaagcagcagctcctaCCAGATTCCTGGAGATGGTGGCCCTGGCCAGACACTCCCCAGTCTCTGTGTCCCATTTGCACACGGTGTTGTCTCGTGAGCCTGTGCACAGCTGGGAGGCATCTGCAACCACAAGGGAACAGCAAACCCAAGTCAAGAAGCATTGTCAGTCAATCCCTGGGGACTGGGGGTGTGCTGTCCCTCACCTGGGCTCACAGCCAGCCCAGTCACGACCAGCTCATGTCCTGGGAAGTGCTGGCTTGGCCCCGACGCCCCGTGAAGCTCCCACATCATCACTGTCTTGTCCCGGGATGCACTGAAGACTCTGCTGGAGTCAAGGGCAGAGGTGACCTGCCAAGGACAAGAGGAGGAAGCTGGTTAtcctcccagccagcccagctctgctcagggacAACATGACATTTGCTGTCCTATCACAGCCCAAAACACGCAGGAATGTGCCTGGGGAGAGCCTGACCTTCAAACTCTGTCCCACATCTCCCCAGAGCCAGGGAGTGGGATGGTGGATGGGTGCTCTCTTGGTCTCACAAACCATTCATTTTATAGGAAAAACTTCCTTACAAACCCAAATGAGCCCAGTGCTTGGATGCCTTGAGCACTGGGGTGAATGAAGCCTCCTCTGTCCCTCCAGTACCCCAACCCAAGGGACCCTCTGGGGCTGTCCCTGGTCGAagtgcacacacatacacaccccTGGATGTCTGCTCTCTGAGGAGGGTGCTGGGCTTTGTCATCACAGTCCCAGAAGGGAAATTAAagccctgctgttcccaggatTGGCTGACTGTGGAATAACACGTCCAGCAGAACGAGACCTGAAGAAAAGTGAACAGTGTCTCCAAATCAAAAACTTGATCCCATAATTCATCCTTAACCTTTGCTACACAGTCTGCTGGAGGGGAAGACAGGCCTCCTGCAGCCCTGTTTAGTCTGGATGCACTTCTCCTTGCTGCTTCCCTGGACAGCAGAGGATCAGCTGGGACTTTGGGAAAGACCTAACGTGTTCTGATCAGGGAATCAtgaatcgttaaggttggaaaagacctttaaggtcatcaaGTCTGATTGTACCCAGTTAGATACCAGGGATACTCTAGTCCCTCTTTCTAGTGGAGCAAAGGGAGCCCTGTGTGATGCCAAACCAGTGCTCCATTATTCCTGGCTCCCCAGGAATGCTGACAGGAGACCCTGGAGCTCTCACCTTGGTGACCTCCCGCTCGTGGCCGACGAAGCGCCGCAGGGCAGCCCCGGATCTCCAGCTGCACACAGCCAcactctgcagggacagggcagggtcagcagggacacagggcagggaggctTTCACACTGTGCACAGCCCACAGGGGAGGGAACAGGTTCCTCTGGTttgagctcctgcagcagatACAGCTGTCTGTAGAGCCAGGTAACATAAGGACCAGTGATTCCAAGCCTAGGTGAGACCACTTGATGTGATCTGAGCTCAGGAAAGGTTACAAAATTTGATTCTATGTGCTTCAGTGTGCGTCCTCACTCCAagctcatcttttctttctaaattcagGGACTGACAAAGTTGTTACTCTCCCAGAATGTTCACAGAACAGTTGAACACTTCAAGGAAATGTTCAAAGCTCACatataaatcttattttcaaaCCTGTTGACATGTTTTCCCTCCCATGGGCCATGGCAGAGGGTACCTCACCTTATCCCTGCCCCCTGACACACACAGGTCTGGTTTGAGAGCAGCCACAGAGGTGACGGCGTCGGTGTGAGCGGGGCTGTGCCGCCGAGAGGTGCCGATGGATCCTGTCTGTCCCACGATGGATTCTGTCTGTCCCACAATGGATCCTGTCTGTCCCACGATGGATCCCGTCTGTCCCATGATGGATCCTGTCTGTCCCACGATGGATCCCGTCTGTCCCATGGAGCCATCGGCCCTGCAGCACGGACAGAcagggtgggag from Chiroxiphia lanceolata isolate bChiLan1 chromosome 21, bChiLan1.pri, whole genome shotgun sequence includes:
- the WDR31 gene encoding WD repeat-containing protein 31 isoform X3, with product MAPWDRRDPSWDRQDPSWDRQDPSAPLGGTAPLTPTPSPLWLLSNQTCVCQGAGIRSSNQRNLFPPLWAVHSVKASLPCVPADPALSLQSVAVCSWRSGAALRRFVGHEREVTKVTSALDSSRVFSASRDKTVMMWELHGASGPSQHFPGHELVVTGLAVSPDASQLCTGSRDNTVCKWDTETGECLARATISRNLVTHLCWVPGEPYVIQTSEDKTTRIWDSRELQVAHTFPAKQHIQTCCDVSQDGRYCLCSSQGGEATLWDLRQTRGRVCEYRGHFQTTTSCVFLPRGPALAPSVATSSSDSTVKVWHRDTAACLATLSLEGSGPLASLAACDSSTLLCASASSGIHVLRVGGGAEPALRELAAF
- the WDR31 gene encoding WD repeat-containing protein 31 isoform X1 is translated as MAPWDRRDPSWDRQDPSWDRRDPSWDRQDPLWDRQNPSWDRQDPSAPLGGTAPLTPTPSPLWLLSNQTCVCQGAGIRSSNQRNLFPPLWAVHSVKASLPCVPADPALSLQSVAVCSWRSGAALRRFVGHEREVTKVTSALDSSRVFSASRDKTVMMWELHGASGPSQHFPGHELVVTGLAVSPDASQLCTGSRDNTVCKWDTETGECLARATISRNLVTHLCWVPGEPYVIQTSEDKTTRIWDSRELQVAHTFPAKQHIQTCCDVSQDGRYCLCSSQGGEATLWDLRQTRGRVCEYRGHFQTTTSCVFLPRGPALAPSVATSSSDSTVKVWHRDTAACLATLSLEGSGPLASLAACDSSTLLCASASSGIHVLRVGGGAEPALRELAAF
- the WDR31 gene encoding WD repeat-containing protein 31 isoform X2 translates to MGKLQSKLSFHTTKYRADGSMGQTGSIVGQTGSIMGQTGSIVGQTGSIVGQTESIVGQTGSIGTSRRHSPAHTDAVTSVAALKPDLCVSGGRDKSVAVCSWRSGAALRRFVGHEREVTKVTSALDSSRVFSASRDKTVMMWELHGASGPSQHFPGHELVVTGLAVSPDASQLCTGSRDNTVCKWDTETGECLARATISRNLVTHLCWVPGEPYVIQTSEDKTTRIWDSRELQVAHTFPAKQHIQTCCDVSQDGRYCLCSSQGGEATLWDLRQTRGRVCEYRGHFQTTTSCVFLPRGPALAPSVATSSSDSTVKVWHRDTAACLATLSLEGSGPLASLAACDSSTLLCASASSGIHVLRVGGGAEPALRELAAF
- the WDR31 gene encoding WD repeat-containing protein 31 isoform X5, whose protein sequence is MGKLQSKLSFHTTKYRADGSMGQTGSIVGQTGSIVGQTGSIGTSRRHSPAHTDAVTSVAALKPDLCVSGGRDKSVAVCSWRSGAALRRFVGHEREVTKVTSALDSSRVFSASRDKTVMMWELHGASGPSQHFPGHELVVTGLAVSPDASQLCTGSRDNTVCKWDTETGECLARATISRNLVTHLCWVPGEPYVIQTSEDKTTRIWDSRELQVAHTFPAKQHIQTCCDVSQDGRYCLCSSQGGEATLWDLRQTRGRVCEYRGHFQTTTSCVFLPRGPALAPSVATSSSDSTVKVWHRDTAACLATLSLEGSGPLASLAACDSSTLLCASASSGIHVLRVGGGAEPALRELAAF
- the WDR31 gene encoding WD repeat-containing protein 31 isoform X6, encoding MGKLQSKLSFHTTKYRADGSMGQTGSIVGQTGSISTSRRHSPAHTDAVTSVAALKPDLCVSGGRDKSVAVCSWRSGAALRRFVGHEREVTKVTSALDSSRVFSASRDKTVMMWELHGASGPSQHFPGHELVVTGLAVSPDASQLCTGSRDNTVCKWDTETGECLARATISRNLVTHLCWVPGEPYVIQTSEDKTTRIWDSRELQVAHTFPAKQHIQTCCDVSQDGRYCLCSSQGGEATLWDLRQTRGRVCEYRGHFQTTTSCVFLPRGPALAPSVATSSSDSTVKVWHRDTAACLATLSLEGSGPLASLAACDSSTLLCASASSGIHVLRVGGGAEPALRELAAF
- the WDR31 gene encoding WD repeat-containing protein 31 isoform X4; this encodes MAPWDRRDPSWDRQDPSAPLGGTAPLTPTPSPLWLLSNQTCVCQGAGIRSSNQRNLFPPLWAVHSVKASLPCVPADPALSLQSVAVCSWRSGAALRRFVGHEREVTKVTSALDSSRVFSASRDKTVMMWELHGASGPSQHFPGHELVVTGLAVSPDASQLCTGSRDNTVCKWDTETGECLARATISRNLVTHLCWVPGEPYVIQTSEDKTTRIWDSRELQVAHTFPAKQHIQTCCDVSQDGRYCLCSSQGGEATLWDLRQTRGRVCEYRGHFQTTTSCVFLPRGPALAPSVATSSSDSTVKVWHRDTAACLATLSLEGSGPLASLAACDSSTLLCASASSGIHVLRVGGGAEPALRELAAF